One part of the Rutidosis leptorrhynchoides isolate AG116_Rl617_1_P2 chromosome 1, CSIRO_AGI_Rlap_v1, whole genome shotgun sequence genome encodes these proteins:
- the LOC139897172 gene encoding uncharacterized protein, whose protein sequence is MTTTTEINSNDTNSSNHPLFLHQNDNPGLILISKKLIGSKNYSSWKRSMMIALNAKNKLKIVTKEYREPAIGTDLRSLWERNNDMIISWILNTVSEEIGNSLNFINSASSLWDELHEHYAQIDGHRIYQLANNISQLKQGNNTIEVYYHKLKGLWDETYALEAPYMCSCTCTCENGRLNGEREQRKRLIQFLMGLGDSYSNIRGQILLMQPLPSTAKAYGMIKQEEKQRECILPKPITPAIMSISGSNTKSHYQKFTKQPVINNNNERKSSFKPGVHCTTCYREGHTKEECYKNIGYPPGHPLHGKYQPKQFNNRGKSINSIFTDTRANDTHTAAINNQETNSTNDLMAARMDQLQNQLNQVMLMMQKTQSDDAGITPFIASLFLNLENVWVIDSGATDHISISLKQMHNLTHHKNPILVTLPNKFRIKVSVTGSVTLTPHLTLHNGNNKEIAHGTLCDGLNVIFHENTFPYHTPSTKIPSTPPAPTLSDPIFYPPLSPTLSDHNANPTHSSPTNPSTSSSHSHPDTSASSNSNTDTNTNTITANLDNNPPNTSIPNPNPLPRTSTRSKSIPTKLKDYHHNVKINSVLHKHHISHYINYENIKNPKTFHLINSITCDSEPQSYTQASKDPRWVDAMNKETKALESNNTWELTILPPNKHPIGSKWVYRIKHNANGSIERFRARLVAKGFTQKEGIDFKETFAPVAKMVTVKTLLAVAVHNNWPIEQLDVNNAFLHGDLHEEVYMKIPQGYPISTATNMVCRLRKSLYGLKQANRQWFTKLTSFLQSLGFTQSYADTSIFTIHHKGNTVHLLIYVDDILLTGNNMTYLNFVKQQLHNKFSIKDLGPLHYYLGIEFLRNDTGLAMSQRKYALELLEHAVLTNVKSVNTPIDPQHILHLNDADLMPDPSLYRTIVGKLIYLTITRPDLSFAAQVLSQFTQQPTVSHMKALTRVLKYIKLSPGQGIFFPNSNNLNLTAYCDSDWANCKFSRRSVSGYCMFLGPSLISCRSKKQSVVSRSSTEAEYRSLADCTCEISWLKCLLKDFNVSFTNPTNIFCDNESAIALSQNPVQHARTKNIEIDCHFVRDKIKSGHILPMFIPSKLQPADILTKPLSNSPHHTCLSKLGVCDPYTHY, encoded by the exons ATGACTACAACAACTGAGATCAATTCAAATGACACAAATTCATCAAATCATCCGCTATTTCTTCATCAAAATGATAATCCTGGATTGATCTTGATCTCGAAGAAACTAATTGGATCAAAAAATTACAGTAGCTGGAAGAGATCGATGATGATAGCATTGAATGCTAAGAACAAGCTCAAAATTGTTACAAAAGAGTACAGAGAACCAGCTATAGGAACTGATCTAAGGTCACTTTGGGAACGAAACAATGATATGATAATCTCATGGATACTGAATACAGTCTCAGAAGAAATTGGCAATAGCTTGAACTTCATCAACTCAGCTTCAAGTCTATGGGATGAATTACATGAACACTATGCACAAATTGATGGTCATAGGATCTATCAATTGGCAAACAACATCTCACAACTCAAACAAGGCAACAACACGATTGAGGTCTACTACCACAAGCTTAAGGGTTTATGGGATGAGACATATGCACTTGAAGCTCCCTACATGTGCAGTTGTACATGTACATGTGAAAATGGAAGATTGAATGGTGAAAGAGAGCAAAGAAAAAGGCTAATTCAGTTCTTGATGGGATTGGGTGATAGTTACTCAAACATAAGGGGTCAAATCTTGTTGATGCAACCACTACCATCCACTGCTAAGGCATATGGAATGATCAAGCAAGAAGAAAAGCAAAGAGAATGCATTCTCCCTAAACCTATCACACCTGCAATTATGTCTATCTCTGGAAGCAACACAAAATCTCactaccaaaagttcacaaaacaACCTGTAATCAACAACAACAATGAAAGGAAATCAAGTTTCAAACCTGGAGTGCATTGCACAACCTGCTACAGAGAAGGACATACAAAGGAGGAGTGTTACAAGAACATTGGGTATCCTCCTGGTCATCCATTACATGGAAAATATCAACCTAAGCAGTTTAATAACAGGGGTAAATCCATAAATAGCATCTTCACTGATACACGTGCAAATGATACACATACTGCTGCTATCAACAACCAAGAAACAAACTCAACCAATGACTTGATGGCAGCTAGGATGGACCAACTTCAAAATCAACTGAATCAAGTGATGTTAATGATGCAGAAAACACAATCTGATGATGCAGGTATCACTCCATTTATTGCTTCACTATTCTTGAATCTTGAAAATGTTTGGGTAATAGATAGTGGTGCCACGGATCACATTTCCATATCCTTGAAACAAATGCATAATCTCACTCACCACAAGAACCCTATACTAGTAACACTTccaaacaaatttagaattaaagtATCAGTCACTGGATCAGTAACACTTACACCACATTTGACACTTCACAAT GGCAACAACAAGGAAATTGCCCATGGGACACTTTGTGATGGACT AAATGTAATCTTTCATGAAAATACATTCCCATATCACACACCATCAACTAAAATACCCTCAACACCCCCTGCACCTACTCTATCTGACCCAATATTCTATCCACCTTTAAGTCCAACCTTGTCAGATCACAATGCTAACCCAACACACTCATCTCCAACCAATCCATCCACATCATCTTCTCACTCTCATCCTGACACATCTGCAAGCTCAAATTCCAACACAGACACAAATACAAATACCATAACAGCAAATTTAGACAATAACCCACCAAATACATCTATCCCAAATCCAAATCCACTTCCAAGAACATCTACCAGATCCAAATCTATCCCAACTAAACTCAAAGATTATCATCATAATGTAAAAATCAACTCTGTTTTACACAAACATCACATTTCACATTACATTAACTATGAAAACATCAAAAATCCTAAAACATTTCACCTCATAAATTCCATCACATGTGATTCTGAACCACAATCTTATACACAAGCATCTAAAGATCCAAGATGGGTGGATGCAATGAACAAGGAAACCAAAGCCCTTGAATCTAATAACACATGGGAACTGACCATTCTTCCCCCAAATAAACATCCAATTGGCAGCAAATGGGTATACAGAATCAAGCATAATGCAAATGGGTCCATCGAAAGATTCAGGGCTAGATTAGTAGCAAAAGGGTTTACACAAAAGGAAGGGATAGATTTTAAAGAAACTTTTGCTCCAGTGGCCAAAATGGTTACAGTCAAGACTTTACTAGCTGTAGCAGTTCACAATAACTGGCCAATAGAACAATTGGATGTTAACAATGCATTTTTACATGGTGATCTACATGAAGAAGTGTACATGAAAATACCACAGGGATATCCAATTTCAACAGCAACAAACATGGTCTGCAGGCTTAGAAAGTCTCTTTATGGTCTTAAGCAAGCAAACAGACAATGGTTCACAAAGTTGACATCTTTTCTACAAAGTCTAGGGTTCACTCAAAGTTATGCAGACACCTCTATCTTCACCATTCATCACAAAGGCAACACTGTGCATCTACTTATCTATGTAGATGACATCTTACTCACTGGTAACAACATGACTTATCTCAACTTTGTCAAACAACAATTGCACAACAAATTCAGCATAAAAGATTTGGGTCCTCTTCACTATTACCTGGGGATTGAGTTTCTCAGAAATGATACTGGTTTAGCCATGTCACAAAGAAAATATGCATTGGAACTTCTGGAACATGCTGTTCTCACAAATGTAAAATCAGTCAACACACCAATAGATCCTCAACATATTCTTCACTTAAATGATGCTGACTTAATGCCAGATCCCTCACTATATAGAACAATAGTTGGCAAGCTTATCTATCTTACCATCACAAGACCTGACCTCTCCTTTGCCGCACAAGTTCTCAGCCAATTTACTCAACAACCAACTGTCTCTCACATGAAGGCATTAACAAGAGTCCTAAAATACATTAAACTCAGTCCAGGACAAGGCATCTTCTTTCCAAATTCTAACAATCTCAATTTGACAGCATATTGTGACAGTGATTGGGCCAATTGCAAGTTTTCAAGAAGATCAGTTTCAGGCTATTGTATGTTCTTAGGCCCAAGTTTAATCTCCTGTAGATCAAAGAAGCAATCTGTAGTGTCCAGATCATCCACTGAGGCTGAGTACAGGTCATTAGCTGACTGTACATGTGAAATATCCTGGCTAAAATGCTTACTCAAGGACTTCAATGTCTCGTTTACAAATCCCACTAATATATTTTGTGACAATGAATCAGCTATTGCTCTCTCTCAAAATCCTGTCCAACATGCCAGGACCAAAAACATTGAGATTGATTGCCATTTTGTTAGGGACAAAATCAAAAGTGGTCACATTTTACCCATGTTTATTCCATCCAAATTACAACCTGCAGACATCCTCACAAAACCACTTTCAAATTCACCTCATCATACATGCTTATCCAAGTTAGGAGTGTGTGATCCTTACACACACTACTAG